The following proteins are encoded in a genomic region of Xenopus laevis strain J_2021 chromosome 3L, Xenopus_laevis_v10.1, whole genome shotgun sequence:
- the dram1.L gene encoding DNA damage-regulated autophagy modulator protein 1 isoform X2 — translation MHCWCLQGAAFLPSILVIWSSAGFLFSYIISVLIGHVPPFVPYISDTGTSPPESGVFGFMISVSAMLGAATMYTRYMILERQNLSIDFLPIYFNKISLAIGLFGCIGMGIVATFQEMAVPAVHDAGALITFICGVMYILLQSYISYKSCPTWNTRATCHIRMTVSLIAFIAVVPMSVFSILSGRKRLDWKPSDEGYPYHLTSAICEWTVAFGFNMYFLTFIRDFQGVSIQISTEIHEDF, via the exons ATGCATTGCTGGTGCCTGCAAGGGGCGGCATTCCTGCCCTCTATATTAGTCATCTGGTCCTCTGCTGGCTTTCTCTTCTCCTATATCATCTCGGTGCTGATTGGACACGTGCCCCCCTTTGTGCCCTATATAAG TGACACAGGTACTTCGCCTCCTGAAAGTGGAGTTTTTGGTTTTATGATCAGTGTGTCTGCCATGTTGG GGGCAGCCACAATGTATACCAGATATATGATATTAGAGAGGCAAAACCTTTCCATTGATTTTCTGCCTATTTACTTCAATAAGATTTCATTAGCCATTGGATTGTTTGGCTGCATCGGCATGGGGATTGTGGCTACTTTTCAG GAAATGGCTGTCCCTGCCGTGCATGATGCTGGAGCACTTATAACATTCATCTGCGGAGTCATGTACATTTTATTACAGTCTTATATCTCTTACAAGTCCTGCCCTACTTGGAACACAAGGGCCACATGTCATATAAGAATGACCGTTTCTCTGATAGCATTTATTGCTGTGGTACCCA TGAGTGTTTTTTCCATATTAAGTGGGAGAAAAAGGCTTGATTGGAAACCAAGTGATGAG GGATATCCCTATCACCTAACAAGTGCAATCTGTGAATGGACTGTGGCATTTGGATTTAATATGTATTTCCTTACATTCATCAGAGACTTTCAG
- the dram1.L gene encoding DNA damage-regulated autophagy modulator protein 1 isoform X1 encodes MHCWCLQGAAFLPSILVIWSSAGFLFSYIISVLIGHVPPFVPYISDTGTSPPESGVFGFMISVSAMLGAATMYTRYMILERQNLSIDFLPIYFNKISLAIGLFGCIGMGIVATFQEMAVPAVHDAGALITFICGVMYILLQSYISYKSCPTWNTRATCHIRMTVSLIAFIAVVPMIVCSILTGTTKLYWKPSDEGYPYHLTSAICEWTVAFGFNMYFLTFIRDFQGVSIQISTEIHEDF; translated from the exons ATGCATTGCTGGTGCCTGCAAGGGGCGGCATTCCTGCCCTCTATATTAGTCATCTGGTCCTCTGCTGGCTTTCTCTTCTCCTATATCATCTCGGTGCTGATTGGACACGTGCCCCCCTTTGTGCCCTATATAAG TGACACAGGTACTTCGCCTCCTGAAAGTGGAGTTTTTGGTTTTATGATCAGTGTGTCTGCCATGTTGG GGGCAGCCACAATGTATACCAGATATATGATATTAGAGAGGCAAAACCTTTCCATTGATTTTCTGCCTATTTACTTCAATAAGATTTCATTAGCCATTGGATTGTTTGGCTGCATCGGCATGGGGATTGTGGCTACTTTTCAG GAAATGGCTGTCCCTGCCGTGCATGATGCTGGAGCACTTATAACATTCATCTGCGGAGTCATGTACATTTTATTACAGTCTTATATCTCTTACAAGTCCTGCCCTACTTGGAACACAAGGGCCACATGTCATATAAGAATGACCGTTTCTCTGATAGCATTTATTGCTGTGGTACCCA TGATTGTCTGCTCCATTCTCACTGGCACAACCAAACTTTACTGGAAACCAAGCGATGAG GGATATCCCTATCACCTAACAAGTGCAATCTGTGAATGGACTGTGGCATTTGGATTTAATATGTATTTCCTTACATTCATCAGAGACTTTCAG